Proteins encoded by one window of Xiphias gladius isolate SHS-SW01 ecotype Sanya breed wild chromosome 15, ASM1685928v1, whole genome shotgun sequence:
- the LOC120799687 gene encoding N-acetylmuramoyl-L-alanine amidase-like produces the protein MTLPGFSIFVLALFCFLSVCSRPTGLHLRNMDSFIRAVQQVEESDPGLSPLTLVRALRRTAGHDDAMTIHFLGASYNLIDAEVLETSILNASSFSFFDKAIHHIVTDQGEERGVVLAPDGTTVALAPLLLGIESGLKAKIEGKPAAGIFPLTLGRTLGLSFLSLQDFPPPYRLGPNGCWDSVDHPKVFKLSRPATLATDAVINGGMDGTILGTDLSNLSGSEQPPALSEILKGYYSYILHEGQGLDAVTNHVSPRRREISRSILEPLELHIQIMETLALVWKLEKTEWIAMDTGVGKAVRDGLQAFVHKYWDCPQIISRCQWGAEAYKGTPIPLSLPLQFLYVHHTYEPSSPCLSFPKCSRDMRAMQHFHQEVRGWSDIGYSFVVGSDGYVYEGRGWSLLGTHTRGHNDIGYGVSIIGNYTATLPSRHAMDLLRNRLVRCAVAGGGLAANFTIHGHRQVVNYTACPGEAFFSEIRSWEHFRD, from the exons ATGACTTTACCTGGATTTTCGATTTTTGTTCTGGCTTTATTCTGCTTcttgtctgtctgcagcaggcCGACAG GTCTCCACCTGCGCAACATGGACAGCTTCATCCGCGCTGTGCAGCAGGTTGAGGAGTCCGACCCTGGTCTGTCCCCCCTGACTCTGGTCAGGGCCCTGCGGAGGACCGCTGGCCACGACGATGCGATGACCATCCATTTCTTGGGTGCGTCCTACAATCTCATTGATGCTGAGGTCCTAGAGACATCCATTCTCAATGCCTCATCCTTCAGCTTTTTTGACAAGGCCATCCACCATATTGTGACAGACCAAGGAGAGGAACGAGGGGTGGTTCTCGCTCCGGATGGCACCACAGTAGCCCTCGCACCCTTACTGCTAGGAATCGAGTCAGGACTTAAAGCAAAGATTGAAGGGAAGCCAGCGGCTGGAATCTTTCCTCTCACCTTAGGCAGGACGCTGGGCCTGTCCTTCCTCAGCCTCCAGGACTTCCCACCACCTTATCGCCTGGGGCCTAACGGATGCTGGGACAGTGTGGACCACCCTAAGGTGTTCAAACTGTCTCGGCCTGCCACTCTGGCCACGGATGCTGTGATTAATGGGGGCATGGATGGAACTATACTGGGCACAGACCTCAGCAACCTAAGTGGATCTGAGCAGCCGCCGGCCCTCAGTGAAATTTTGAAAGGATACTATAGTTATATTTTGCATGAGGGGCAGGGTCTTGATGCAGTGACCAACCATGTTAGCCCAAGGCGAAGGGAGATCTCTAGATCCATTCTGGAGCCACTTGAACTTCACATCCAGATAATGGAGACACTAGCATTGGTCTGGAAGCTGGAGAAGACAGAATGGATCGCTATGGACACTGGAGTTGGGAAGGCGGTGAGGGATGGATTGCAGGCATTTGTGCACAAGTACTGGG aCTGCCCTCAAATCATCTCTCGCTGTCAGTGGGGGGCAGAAGCCTACAAGGGTACACCTATCCCATTGTCTCTGCCCCTCCAATTTCTGTATGTTCACCACACCTATGAGCCATCCTCGCCCTGTTTATCCTTCCCAAAGTGCTCTCGCGACATGAGAGCCATGCAGCATTTCCACCAGGAAGTCCGCGGTTGGAGCGACATAGGATACAG CTTTGTCGTGGGCTCTGACGGCTACGTCTATGAAGGGAGAGGTTGGAGCCTCCTTGGCACACACACCAGGGGGCACAATGACATCGGGTATGGCGTGTCAATCATCGGTAACTACACTGCCACCCTGCCGTCTCGCCATGCCATGGACCTGTTGCGCAATCGTCTAGTGCGATGTGCAGTAGCTGGAGGAGGACTGGCTGCCAACTTCACCATCCATGGCCACAGACAGGTGGTGAACTACACCGCCTGCCCAGGAGAGGCCTTCTTTTCGGAAATAAGGAGCTGGGAACACTTCAGGGATTGA